The Argopecten irradians isolate NY chromosome 4, Ai_NY, whole genome shotgun sequence genome has a window encoding:
- the LOC138321569 gene encoding uncharacterized protein — protein MESIGIVLVLISVCVGVQGQSCDDIFTGKNIPPADCSHSNDSPEINRQCSLHLGVTPVSQIVKDTLDKALSSNAKLCFGCPENDLVGQCNTIIACHPQTVCYNETHRDHDGVRHIYGCLWSSDQVRINGHTCNQPNHGSSSGTRTCDTQLCNGNADHLQQIDAIIYSLHPTTAAIPTTTTTTVTTPLPTTQDTTTPEPVTTTPEPVTTTPEPVTTTPEPVTTSPEPVTTTPKPVTTTPEPVTTTPKPVTTTPKPVSTTMSSIALILLQTASQNGQTPILNSTPCKQGNGSLVCVDKEDPPYFTCKQFDDDTGLCGWTDTVGHKKAVEDCPRYCGLCDEYCQKLYNSQVTTTTTTTTTTTTTMPTTTTTMPTTTTTMPTTTTTMPTTTTTIPTTTTTMPTTTTTMPTTTTTMPTTTTTMPTTTTTIPTTTTTIPTTTTTMPTTTTTMPTTTTTMPTTPTTMPTTMTTIPTTTTTMLTTTTVTTTTAEPCFDTDPTCAQIAPFLCVAQDPVSQAYAKLSCAKTCNFCVKANTTPDMTSTSPTITCLDHGLNNICDTMTNVLCTSQDPHTKNYAVANCAKTCNLCTEYFQQVSASMIPIVG, from the exons ATGGAATCCATAGGAATTGTCCTGGTCCTAATTTCAg TATGTGTTGGTGTCCAGGGCCAGTCATGTGACGATATCTTCACAG GAAAGAATATACCGCCAGCTGACTGTT CTCATAGTAATGACTCGCCAGAGATCAACAGGCAATGTAGTCTCC ATTTGGGTGTTACACCAGTGAGCCAAATAG TGAAAGATACTCTCGATAAAGCTCTTAGCAGTAACGCAAAGTTATGTTTTGGATGTCCTGAGAATGATTTGGTTGGTCAGTGTAACACCATTATCGCATGTCACCCACAAACT GTGTGTTACAATGAAACTCACAGAGATCACGATGGAGTTCGTCATATATATGGATGTTTG TGGTCCTCCGATCAGGTACGCATTAATGGACACACATGCAACCAACCGAACCATGGCAGCAGCTCTGGAACAAGGACATGTGATACACAACTGTGCAATGGAA ATGCAGACCATTTACAACAAATCGATGCCATAATCTACTCACTCCATCCAACAACTGCTGCAA TaccaacaactacaactactACGGTGACCACTCCTCTGCCAACAACACAAGATACCACAACTCCAGAACCAGTTACCACAACTCCAGAACCAGTAACTACAACTCCAGAACCAGTTACCACAACTCCAGAACCAGTTACCACTTCTCCAGAACCAGTTACCACAACTCCAAAACCAGTTACCACAACTCCAGAACCAGTAACCACAACTCCAAAACCAGTTACTACAACTCCAAAACCAGTTTCCACAACTATGTCATCTATAGCTTTAATTTTATTGCAGACAGCATCCCAAAATG GTCAAACTCCGATTCTGAATTCAACACCATGTAAACAGG GTAACGGTTCGCTGGTGTGTGTAGATAAGGAGGACCCTCCTTACTTTACGTGTAAACAGTTTGATGACGACACTGGATTATGTGGCTGGACAGACACTGTGGGACACAAAAAGGCAGTGGAAGATTGTCCACGATACTGTGGATTATGTGACGAAT ATTGCCAGAAGCTGTACAACTCACAAG taacaacaacaacgacgacaactacaacaacaacaactaccatgccaacaacaacaactaccaTGCCAACAACCACTACTACCAtgccaacaacaacaactaccaTGCCAACAACCACGACTACAATACCAACAACCACGACTACCAtgccaacaacaacaactaccaTGCCAACAACCACTACTACCAtgccaacaacaacaactaccaTGCCAACAACCACGACTACAATACCAACAACCACGACTACAATACCAACAACCACTACTACCATGCCAACGACCACGACTACCATGCCAACAACCACGACTACCATGCCAACAACACCGACTACCATGCCAACAACTATGACTACCATACCAACAACCACGACTACCATGCTAACAACAACAACGGTCACAA cgACGACTGCGGAGCCGTGCTTTGATACTGATCCTACGTGTGCTCAAATAGCACCCTTCCTTTGTGTGGCCCAGGATCCAGTTTCACAGGCCTATGCCAAGTTGAGTTGTGCGAAGACCTGCAACTTCT GTGTGAAGGCGAATACGACACCGGATATGACGTCTACATCGCCCACCATAACTTGTTTAGACCATGGACTCAACAACATCTGTGATACCATGACTAACGTGCTTTGTACATCACAAGATCCACACACTAAGAATTATGCCGTTGCTAACTGCGCTAAAACGTGTAATCTCTGTACAGAATACTTCC AACAAGTATCTGCAT cgATGATTCCAATAGTGGGATAA